From Mytilus edulis chromosome 8, xbMytEdul2.2, whole genome shotgun sequence, one genomic window encodes:
- the LOC139486093 gene encoding uncharacterized protein produces the protein MDEASDSCKTASAEEKAISPSDELECSFDAGWQTRGSGWQYNSNTGHSSLVGVKTGKVLDYDVRSKLCSICQHHLGRKKKVPNHPCNSNWQGSSKGMEPDMALSMVTRMDNRGCTVGIIHADNDSTTTSRLKQKFANIKKRDDKNHVKKNLSKQLYAAANKYKELKGKGVIAYILRCYMYAISSKQSKEDELCERLDRIVPHLFGDHSGCSGDWCTYSKQPETYRYKHLPKGEPLSNENLRKHLETVTENYKKRSSQLVDLGSTQSNENFNNIVASKAPKNRSYGGTSSLKARVSAAVLQKNEGYTWVNKVNKKALLSPGTISVRVGQRIDRKRLWQKKNSSSVLFKRDRFKRKHKKTFQQVKAAVLEGETYQPQIEENVSVRDIETIPTKYSLEGIDNYVVFDLETTGLSRTSDITQISAYDGMNMLNLYVSPRQSISSKASDVTGITFSFERNQMYCHGVPVESVCIRTALLQLIEMIQKKSRPVLVGHNIHSYDVPVLRNLLREFNLLSSFDNLIYGCIDTLKIAKREIPKADV, from the exons GACATTCCAGTCTAGTTGGTGTAAAGACTGGAAAAGTTCTAGACTATGATGTAAGAAGTAAACTATGCAGTATATGCCAGCATCATTTGGGAAGAAAGAAAAAAGTTCCAAATCATCCATGCAACAGTAATTGGCAAG GGTCAAGTAAAGGCATGGAGCCGGACATGGCTTTATCAATGGTTACTAGGATGGACAACAGAGGGTGCACAGTTGGGATCATTCACGCAGACAATGACTCCACAACAACCTCAAGACTGAAGCAAAAGTttgcaaacataaaaaaaagagacGACAAAAACCATGTCAAGAAAAATCTGTCGAAACAACTGTATGCAGCAGCAAATAAGTACAAAGAGCTGAAGGGGAAAGGAGTTATTGCTTACATACTTAGATGTTACATGTATGCTATAAGTTCAAAACAATCAAAGGAGGATGAACTTTGTGAAAGATTAGACAGAATAGTTCCTCACCTATTTGGAGACCATTCAGGCTGTTCTGGGGATTGGTGCACATATTCCAAGCAACCAGAAACTTAcag ATATAAACATCTCCCAAAAGGTGAACCATTGTCAAATGAAAACCTGCGTAAGCACTTAGAGACAGTGACAGAAAATTACAAGAAAAGATCAAGCCAACTTGTAGATTTAGGCTCAACACAGAGCAATGAAAATTTCAACAATATAGTGGCAAGCAAGGCTCCAAAAAATAG ATCATATGGTGGAACCAGCTCATTAAAAGCAAGAGTTTCAGCTGCAGTTCTTCAGAAGAATGAAGGTTATACCTGGGTTAACAAG GTTAACAAGAAAGCATTGCTGTCACCAGGCACAATTTCTGTTAGAGTTGGACAGAGGATTGATAGAAAAAGACTCTGGCAAAAGAAGAATAGCTCCTCAGTTCTTTTCAAACGTGAcagatttaaaagaaag cATAAGAAAACCTTTCAACAAGTTAAAGCAGCAGTTCTAGAAGGAGAAACATATCAACCACAAATTGAAGAAAATGTGTCGGTAAGAGACATTGAAACAATTCCAACTAAATATTCTTTGGAAGGCATAGACAATTATGTTGTGTTTGATTTAGAAACAACTGGGTTATCAAGAACCTCTGATATAACACAAATATCAGCATATGATGGGATGAACATGCTAAATCTTTATGTGTCTCCACGACAATCTATTTCATCAAAGGCCAGTGATGTTACCGGTATTACTTTCTCTTTTGAGAGAAACCAAATGTATTGCCATGGTGTTCCAGTTGAAAGTGTTTGTATAAGAACAGCCTTACTTCAACTAATTGAAATGATACAGAAAAAATCTCGTCCTGTGCTTGTTGGTCATAACATCCATTCATATGATGTCCCTGTACTAAGAAATTTGTTGCGCGAGTTTAATCTGCTGAGTTCTTTTGATAACCTAATTTATGGATGCATTGACACTTTGAAAATTGCAAAACGTGAAATACCAAAAGCTGATGTTTAA